From Tautonia marina, one genomic window encodes:
- a CDS encoding DUF1559 domain-containing protein, with protein MRDLRRARPGFTLVEALVAIGVIGILVAVLLPAVQAAREAARRVSCVSNLRQIGLGMHSYHSIHGMFPPSQMKTGSNWSTNRISELAYLLPHLEHGSLFDSINMAFVRHESPSHPTVENRTARHTTVGLFLCPSDSRAENRNSYRLNRGRLGVGRAGFDGPFNIRVLPSQRTITDGLSVTALVSERIAGSFVEGAAHVARDIKYPISNGEIFGADPRFITYCLAASADRWGYTAGRYWLYSSFSDTHYNHNGSPNDVRPTCSSSIGDDNGFGLHPPRSYHPGVVNVLFGDGRVKSMEESISRRVWESIGTHDAGD; from the coding sequence ATTGGCGTGATCGGGATCCTCGTCGCGGTGCTGCTGCCGGCGGTGCAAGCGGCACGCGAGGCGGCGCGCCGCGTGTCGTGCGTCTCGAATCTGAGGCAAATTGGGCTGGGGATGCATTCGTATCACTCGATTCATGGCATGTTCCCGCCATCGCAGATGAAGACCGGGTCGAACTGGTCGACGAATCGGATTTCGGAGCTGGCATACCTCCTGCCGCATCTCGAGCATGGAAGCCTGTTCGACTCGATCAACATGGCTTTCGTGCGGCACGAATCGCCGAGTCATCCGACGGTCGAGAACCGAACGGCGCGGCACACGACCGTCGGCCTCTTCCTCTGTCCGAGCGACTCACGGGCAGAGAACCGGAACTCCTACCGATTGAATCGCGGGCGACTGGGTGTCGGGCGGGCGGGATTCGATGGCCCATTCAATATTCGCGTCCTCCCGAGCCAACGGACGATCACCGATGGCCTTTCCGTGACGGCCCTCGTCAGCGAGCGGATAGCGGGGAGCTTCGTGGAGGGGGCCGCTCACGTCGCAAGGGACATCAAGTACCCGATCTCGAATGGCGAAATCTTCGGCGCCGATCCCCGGTTCATCACGTACTGCCTCGCCGCTAGCGCCGATCGATGGGGGTACACGGCGGGGCGTTACTGGCTGTACTCCAGCTTCAGCGACACGCACTACAACCACAACGGTTCGCCCAACGACGTTCGCCCCACATGCAGCTCTTCGATCGGCGACGACAACGGCTTCGGCCTCCATCCGCCCCGATCATACCATCCTGGAGTCGTCAACGTCCTGTTCGGGGACGGACGTGTGAAGTCGATGGAGGAATCGATCTCTCGCCGCGTGTGGGAGTCGATCGGGACGCACGACGCCGGCGACTGA